One window of the Dendropsophus ebraccatus isolate aDenEbr1 chromosome 12, aDenEbr1.pat, whole genome shotgun sequence genome contains the following:
- the LOC138769754 gene encoding phospholipase A2 inhibitor gamma subunit B-like, with the protein MTSLARILSLFSALIATSGALSCTECASKTSLTCSGPSVTCPSGYRCGSTYLVTTAAGGVRETGVIRRCTAPSYCDFNGILSAEYARIRVASSCCKTDDCTPLIPPLPKLSSIPNGLICESNISLSSTLDVPLGNIQCKGEENRCIRSTLKLTGIVAFSMTFQGCATKSLCDFNLFMNPNGLTLDVKTICTSIGIQQHQSSSVHDSHQEF; encoded by the exons ATGACGTCCCTGGCCAGGATTCTGAGTCTCTTTTCAGCTCTTATAGCAACAA gtggcgctctctcATGCACGGAGTGTGCGTCTAAAACATCCTTGACGTGCTCGGGCCCCAGTGTGACTTGTCCTTCAGGTTATCGCTGCGGATCGACATACTTAGTAACCACTGCTG CAGGTGGAGTAAGGGAGACAGGTGTGATCAGGAGATGCACCGCCCCATCTTACTGTGACTTCAATGGCATCCTGAGCGCTGAGTATGCACGAATCAGGGTGGCCAGTTCATGCTGTAAGACTGATGACTGTACTCCTCTGATTCCTCCAT TACCAAAACTGAGCTCTATCCCCAATGGACTGATCTGTGAATCCAATATTTCTCTCAGCTCTACCCTGGATGTCCCTCTCGGTAATATACAATGCAAAGGAGAGGAGAATAGGTGTATTCGCTCTACATTAAAATTAACAG GAATAGTCGCATTTTCAATGACCTTTCAAGGGTGCGCAACAAAATCCCTCTGTGATTTTAACCTGTTCATGAATCCTAATGGTTTAACTCTTGACGTGAAGACCATCTGCACCAGTATCGGAATACAGCAGCATCAATCCTCATCTGTCCACGATAGTCACCAAGAATTCTAA